CGTTCCAGGTGTCTCAAGGAAACAACACGGCGACAAAACGGCCGGGCAGCAGGGCGGCCCACACCGCCAACGCTGCCAGCACGGCAGCACAGACGAGCAGCCCGTACGCCCGGAAATAAACCGGCCGACCCCGCCGAATCAGCGTATCTTGCCCCACCAGCGCGCCCGGCAGCGGCCACTGCGGTGTCCGAAGAATTCTCCATGCCGTGACAGCGCTCCATGCAGCCGCGATTCCCGCGACCGAGGCCATGAAAAAACACAACTTTCCAAACAGGTCACGGGCGAGCGCCAACGCCCCGTCTTGCGATAAATCGGTGGGAAGCGCCAGCAACCCGGGAAGTTTCCAGCAGGCCAGTGCCATCACGCCGATCCCTACCACAAACAGCAGCCGTTTGCGCCGTGAAGCGGGTGAGGCGCGAACAAGCTCGTCTTTCATGCCGACTCCATCATGTCAGCCCTGAAAGACCGATGCTACGGGACGTCATTGATCACCGGCGAAAGACAAAAAGCCAGCAAAAACACGGAAATCAGGCCTGTACCACGTCCGATACAGTGATATGCACTTTCCCGGTCATGAATTCCGGAGCATAGAACTGCGGGCGTACCTTCCTGTGTGCCTCAGTGGAGTACGAACACCCGGACCGGCCCTTCATGTGGGTGCGGAATGCTTGGCCGTCCCGGAGACACGACCGCGAGAGCGGTCCGGTGTCGTGAAGGGCTGATTTCTGTGTCTGACAAGTCTTGACGGCACTGGTCTCCTATGCCACACTGAAATTGTCAACAGCAAACGATTGCAGTGCAGCAGGTGCGAGTCATGCTGGTCGCGGTGCCTTTTCGGCGCAAGAAGCCGAGGAGCGTGGTGCTGCGCGAGTGGTTCCGGAGATGAAATCTTCAGAGGAGCGTCATGCAACGAACAACCTTTCACGTCGGACTACGCGACCTCTTCAGGGACAGGGGGCGGCCCTTTTCCGCAGGGTCGTCGGGCAACAGGGCCAGCGGATGAGTGCGCCCGGTTCTGCGCTACACCGCTCTCCTGCGGCAATCTGGCAGTTCTTCAGCGCCGCGCCGTATCTTCTGCCAGCGCTGCTGGTCTTTGTCATCTTTACGTACTACCCTCTGGGACGCGTCATCTACATGAGCTTCACGGACGCGGACCTGCTCAGGCCTACCCCGAACTTCGTCGGTCTGGCCAACTACAAAGCAATGCTGCTCAGTGCCGACTTCTGGGCAATTTTTCGCAACACGGCCATCTTCGGAATTGGCGTCACGTTGATCGAAGTCGTCCTTGGCATGAGCCTCGCTTTCCTGATGAACGCCAAAACACGCGTGCAGGGCCTGGTGCGAGGTGCCGTCTTCACGCCAGTCGTCGTCTCTATCGCCGCCACGGCGCTGATCTGGAATTATCTGCTCAACCCGACTGGTGGCCCCGTCAATGACGCGATCCGTTCGGTCGGTCTGCCCGCACCGGGCTGGCTCGCCGACCCGTCCACGGCACTCGCCAGCCTGATCCTCATCGCGGTCTGGAAGGGTGTCGGCTTGCCGGCCGTGCTGTACCTCGCGGGCCTGCAGGGAATTCCCCGTGAACTCGAAGAAGCCGCGGTCGTGGACGGCGCGAACCGTTGGGAAATCGCCTGGAAGATCATTGTTCCCATGCTCGCACCCACCACCGCGCTGGTGTTTTTCATCTCACTTGCCGGAACGTTCCAGTCGTACGGCCTCGTGCTGCTGATGACGCAGGGCGGGCCTGTGGGCGCGACCAACCTGCTCGGGTATTACATCTACCAAAATGCCTTCCAGTACTTTCAGATGGGCTTCGCGAGCGCGCTGTCCGTCACGCTGTTCGTGATTCTGCTGGTGGTCGGGTACGTTCAGCTCAGAATCGCAGAAAGGCGGGTGCACTACCAATGAGCCGTGCATTGGATGCCAATACCAGTCACAGCACACGGAATTTCCGTCAACGGCGCCGCGTGTCGCAATGGGCGCAGGAAATCCTTGGTGTGGTCGTTGCCGGGCTGTTCCTCATTCCGCTGGTGTGGATGCTGCTCGCCGCCCTCAAGGATCCGAGTGAGGTGTTCACCGGCACACTCCTTCCCGAGAAGTGGATGTGGCAGAACTTCGTGAAAGCCTGGAACACCGCGCCTTTCGCACGGTACCTGCTGAATTCGCTTTTCGTTTCGGGTACGGTCACCTTCGTGGTGCTGCTGACCTCCAGCATGGCCGGCTTTGCCTTCTCCCGACTCCACTTTCCGGGTCGCCAGTGGCTCTTTCTGATCGCGCTGGGCACCCTGATGATTCCCGGGGACGTGCTGCTCATCCCGAACTTCATCACCATGCGCGAGTTCGGCTGGGTGAACAGCTACCAGGCGCTCATCGTTCCCTTTCTCGCCAGCGGCTTTGGGGTGTTCCTGATGCGCCAGGCCTTTATGCGCACTCCTGTCGAACTCGAAGACGCCGCCCGCATTGACGGCGCAAAGCCCGCGCAGTTCCTCTTTCGCATCCTGATGCCGCTCAACGGGCCCTCGCTCAGCGCCCTGGGCGTCCTGACCTTCCTCGGCACGTACAACGCCCTAGTGTGGCCGTTCATTGCCGCGTCCCGAGAGGAAGTCCGAACAGTGCAAGTCGGACTGGCCAGCTTCAACAACCTCGAAGTGCTCAATCTCCCCGTCATCCTCGCCGCCACCACCATTGTCGTGGCGCCGGTCCTGATCGTTTACGCCTTTGCTCAGAAGTGGTTCATCGAAAGCGCCGCCAGCAGCGGCCTGAAAGGATGACTTGAATCAACCCGTTCAGATTCCCGGAAAGTTCTCGCCCATCTGGTTTTTCGTGCTGAAGGAGATGTTATGAAAAAACGTACCTTACTTGCGCTGTCCCTCGCCCTCGGTCTCGGTTCACAAGCGTTCGCCGCCACGGAAATCACCTTCCTGTACGGCCTGGGCGGTCCACTTGGTGAGCGCGTCGTCGAAATGGTCAACGCCTTCAACAGAAGCCAGAATGACGTGGTCGTACGTGCCGAGCACGCCGGCAACTACGATCTCGTGCTGCAAAAAGCCCTGGCGGGCATTGCCGCCGGGCAGCCCGCAGGTGACGTGCTGCAACTTGAGGTGTCACTGTACACCCGCCTCGCCGACGCGGGACAGCTGGCCGACCTCAGCAAGATGCCCGGCTTCATGGATCAGTACAACGGCCTGTGGGGCGTGTTCAAAAACCAGGCGAAACGTCCCAGCGGGTACTTTGCCAGCCCCTGGAACAACTCCGTGCCAGTGCTCTACGCCAACCAGGAACTGCTCGCCAAAGCCGGAGTACGGGCCATTCCAAAGACCTGGGCTGAGGTACGCGACGCCGCCCGGAAAATCAAAGCCGCGACGGGAGTGCCGGCCATCAACATGCCCGCAGATACCTGGCTGCTGGAGGCGGGGTTGCTGTCCAATGGTGTCGAGCTGATCAAAAACGGACGCCTGCAACTCGACCAGCCGGGCGCTATCGAGGTGCTGACGTTCTGGCAGGATATGATGCGTGAGGGCAACGTGATGATGGACGGCCCGAACGTCGCTGCGGAGTTCGCCTCAGGACGTCTGGCCATGCGCTTCGGGTCTGTTGCCACGCGCACCGAGCTCAACCAGACCGTCAAATTCCCATTCACTGCAGGCCCCGTGCCTTACTTCAAGACGCCGGGCGTCACCACCGGCGGCGCGGTCCTGGCCATTCCCAAGGCCGTTCCGACCGCGCGTCAGCAAGCTGCCTGGAAATTCATTTCCTGGCTCAATCAACCTGCCCAGCAAGCGACCTGGATTGACAAGACGTTCTACCTGCCCGTCAGCCGGACCACGGTCTCAACGCCTGCCTTCCAGACTTTCCTCAAGAGCGGTAAAGGACTGGACGCGGGGTACCGTCAGCTGCCGAACGCCAAACCACGGCCGACGGCCCCCAACTACCCCCAGGTTCAGGCGGATATTGTCAAGGCGTTGCAGGAACTCTACCTGCGTAATGCCCCCGTGGAGGCGACCATGAAGAACCTCGCGGACCGCACGGCGCCCCTGTTCAAAGACGTGAAGTAAGGCGGAACGAATGTGTGGCCGCCTCAGTTTCACTCGAGGCGGCCCGCATCGTTCAAGGTCGGTGCGGGTGTCCTTTCGTCGGCTGTCCTCGTGGCAAGACACGACTGAGGCAGCAGACAGCAAAACGGGGCTCCGCGCTTTCATGCTCGTCTGCCGGAGTGAACATCCGGAAATCGTTTGCGGTCCATGAGGAGGCACAATTGGGCAGTTTGACGCCAATGCGGGCATCACTCTTTTACAATTGATTTCCAAAGCCGCTGGGGGATCCGTGAACATCAGTGAACTCGCCGAAAAACTCAACCTTCACGCGTCCACCGTCTCGCGCGCCCTCAACCGGCCCGAAAGCGTCGCAGAAGCCACGCGTCAGCGCGTGATCATTGCTGCACAGACCTATGGTTACCGTCCCAACGGCCTGGCCCGCTCCCTGCGCACCCGTCAGACCAGCACGCTCGGCTTGATCGTCTCCGACATCCGCAATCCCTTTTACGCCTCGCTGGCCAAAGCGATTGAGGACGTCGCGCGCAAGAACGACTTCAGCGTCATCATCAGCAATGCCAACGAAGACCCGCGGCAGGAAGAAAACGCGCTGCGTCTTCTGGAAGAAAAGCAGGTCAGTGCCATCATTCACTGCTCCACGGGCGCCAACCTCGAAATCCTGAGGGCGATGCAGGAGCGAGGAGTCCTGATCCTCGATCTTGACCGCGCGTCCGGGCTCGATGACGTCGATCAGGTCCTCGTCAACAACCGCCTGGGGGCAGCACTCGCCGCTCGACATCTGCTCGAACTCGGACACACCCGCCTCGCGACCATCGCCGGTCCCCTGCACCTCACGCCCGGACGCGAACGGCTGGAGGGGTTCCGCCTGGCCCTGGAAGAAGCCGGGCTGGCCCTGCCGTGGGAACTGATCGAAGTCGGTGATTTCCGCGAAGCCTCCGGTTACGCGGCCACGCAGCGTCTGCTGGGTCTTGCGCAGCCTCCCTCCGCGCTCTTTGTTGCGAACAACGAAATGCTGGCGGGCGCCCTGGCGGCCCTGCGCGATCAAGGCGTGCGCGTACCCCGCGACCTGTCGCTGGTGTCCTTCGATGACGCGCGCTGGGCGCAGTACACCGATCCACCCCTCACGGTCATCGCGCAGCCCATCGACGCCATGGGCACCCTGGCCGCCAAACTGCTGCTGCGGCGCCTTCGGGACGCCAACGCGCCCTCACACCACGTGCTCGATCCACACCTGATCATCCGCGCTTCCACCCGGTCCCTCACGCCCTGACCGGGCACCTGTCTGACCGGACATCTGCGCACTCCCCCATTGACTTCCCGGAAACCTCTCGCGCTTCGCCGGGAGACCCTTTCACACGACCCGCCCGACAACTGCGGGCCGCCTGCTCAGGAGTCCTATGAATTCGAATGCCGGTCTTTCTCCTCTTCGTGGGCTTGCCAAACTCCGTGACGTCCGAACGCGGCGTTTCTCCAGTTACGACCGCACCGGAGGAAACGACGACCGACTGCACATCCAAAGCGGAGAGACGGTCACCATTGCCCAGACGGACGGTGCCGGCATCGTCACGCACCTGTGGGTCACCATTGCCTGCGATTCACCGCACTACCACCGCAAGATCATTCTGCGCGCCTACTGGGACGGTGAGGATACCCCCAGCATCGAGTGCCCGATCGGGGATTTCTTCGGAATGGGGCACGCGCAGACGCGCAACTATGCCAGCCTCCCTTTACAGATGAGCCCGCAAGACGGCAAGGCCCTCAACTGCTACTTCCCCATGCCCTTTGAGCGCAGCATGCGCTTCACGGTCACCAGTGAATGCGAGGATGAAGTCCGCTTTTACTACTACGTCGACCTTGAACTCCACGAGCAGCTCGAAGCTGGCCTGGGCCGCTTTCACGCCCAGTGGCGCAAGTCCACTCCTCAAGGGATCAGCGACGAGGGTCTCACCAACGAGGAATACCAGTTCGGGGGCGTCAACGTTGACGGCGCAGACAACTACACCATCGTGCAGGCCAAAGGCCACGGGCATTACGTGGGCTGCCTGCTGTCCTTTTATTCCTTGCGGCGCTCCAAGGACTGGGATTGGTACGGAGAAGGTGACGACATGATTTTCATCGACGGTGAAGCGGGCCTCAGCGTGCCTGACGCCGGACGGCGAAAACAGGTTCCACACGAACCGGTGTACCCGGAAATCGACGCGCGTGCCGAGTCCAGCCCGGGCGCCAACGACGCCTGGCCTCCCACCCTGCACGGCACCGGCACGGAAGATTACTTCAACACGGCCTGGTGTCCCAATCAGGAGTACGCCGCTCCGTATCACGGCGTCATCGCCGGGGGCGGACCGAACTGGACAGACCCCATCACGCTGTACCGCTTTCACATCGAGGACCCGGTGATCTTCAAGCGTGACCTGCGCGTCACCATCGAGCATGGACACGCCAACCGGCGCGGTGATGAGATGACCAGCGTCGCTTTCTGGTACCAGGCCGAGCCTCACGCGCCCTTCCCGGAATTACCTTCCGTGAAAGACCGTCTGCCCGCGTTTCGCAACATTCACGAACACCGCGAGTAAATGATGGGCGGACCACACCAGGATCAGACACTACACCTTCAGGCGCCCGGTACAACCCGGCCATCGCGCAACCCTCAACCAATCTCAGACTGCAGCGTCGCAGGACCACGCCTGGCTCCGGGTTCCTTTGCCGAAATTCCCGGAAGTGCTGTCAGGGCACCGCACCATCAGCACTGCGGAAACAAGCTGTCCACGGCGCAAACCGCGCTGTCTACCCGAGGTGAATCATGATTCAGCACGCCTACCTGGTGGCAAGTGGAGATTTACGTCTCGCCGCCAACCAGAACTGCTGGCCCGCCCAGCAACGCATGGAAGAACAACTCACGGGGGCCCTCGCCCGACACGGCGTGCGTGTCACGCGTGCCCATCCCTACGACCCCACCGAACGGCACGGCTTCATCTCCAGTCAGCGCATGGGCATGAACGTCTTCCGCGACATTCCCAAAGACGCTCCCGTCATCGTCGCCGAAGCCGTCTGGCAGTACAGCTACCACGTGCTTGCCGGTTTGCGTGACCATCGGGGCCCGATCCTCACGGTGGGAAACTGGAGTGGTGAGTGGCCCGGCCTGGTGGGGCTGCTCAACCTCAACGGCAGCCTCACCAAGATGAATGTCCGGTACAGCTCACTGTGGAGCGAAGACTTCAGCGACGGGTACTTCACCGAAAAAATTCAAGAATGGCTGCAGCACGGTCAGGTCACGCACGACACCAGCCACGCACAACCCCTCGACGCCCACAGGCTACCCGGCGACGCGCGAGCACTCGGTGAAACACTCGCCGCGCGACTGCAGCACGACAAGGCCATCCTCGGGGTGTTCGACGAGGGCTGCATGGGCATGTACAACGCCATCATCGACGACGAACTGATGAATCCCACCGGCATGTACAAAGAACGCCTCAGCCAGTCCGGCCTGGTCGCCGAAATGCGCCTCGTCACCGACGAAGAAGCCCGGACGGCGCTTGACTGGCTGACGTCGCGTGGCATGACCTTTCGTTTCGGTGAGGACGAAGCCACCGAACTCACCCTGCGCCAGACGCTCGAGCAACTCAAGATGTACATCGCCGCCGTGCGCATCGCGCACCGGTTCGGGTGCGACGCGATTGGCATTCAGTACCAGCAGGGCCTCAAGGACATGGCGCCCGCCAGTGACCTCGCCGAAGGTCTGCTCAACAACCCCGAGCGGCCCCCGGTCTACCATCCCGACACGGGTGAGGAACTCTACGCCGCTCAGGCCCTGCCACACTTCAACGAAGTTGACGAAGGCGCCGGCATGGACGCGCTTGTCACCAACCGCATCTGGCAGGCACTCGGCCTCGAGCCCTCCACCACCCTGCACGATTTACGCTGGGGTGAAGAGTACGACGGGCAGTTCGTGTGGGTCTTTTTGATCAGCGGTGCCGCGCCCGCATCGCACTTCAAAGGTGGGTACGCGGGCGCGAGCAGCGAACGTCAACCGGCCATGTACTTCCGTCTGGGCGGCGGAACGCTCAAAGGCGTCAGCAAACCCGGCGAGCTGGTCTGGTCACGCGTGTACGTTCAGGGCGGGCAGCTCTGCGCCGACCTCGGTCTGGGACGCGCCCTCGACCTGCCCGATGAAGAAGTGCAGCGCCGCTGGCAGGCCACCACCCCCGAGTGGCCCATCATGAACGCGGTGCTCGATGGCGTCAGTCGAAACCAGATGATGGCGAAACACCAGGCGAACCACATCAACGTCGCGTACGCCCCCGACCGGGAGACGGCCCGTCACGCGCTGGGCGTGAAGGCCGCGATGCTCGGTGCGCTCGGAATTCACGTGAACCTCTGTGGAGACGCGCGGGAGGTCACGTATGCAGGGCACGTGAACGAGGCCGTGCAATGAGCGATCTGCTGCTCGGCATTGACGTCGGCACGTACAGCAGCAAAGGTGTCCTCGTCACTCCTGCAGGGCAGATTCTCAAGAGTCACGTCGTTCCGCACGGCATCGACATGCCGCAGCCCGGGCATGTCGAACAGGACGCAGACAACGTGTGGTGGCAGGACGTCGTGCAGATCATCCGCGAATTGCTGAACGGTGAACCGTATTCCGGCGCGGACGTGGCGGGCATCGCCGTGAGCGCCATCGGTCCCTGCCTTTTGGCGCTCGATGAACATGGCCGGCCCCTACGGCCGGGCATTCTGTACGGCGTGGACACCCGCGCGCACGCGGAAGTTGCGGAACTCGAACGCGAGTACGGCGAAGCAGGTATTCTCGAGCGGTCGCTGATGAGCTTCACCAGCCAGGCGATCGGTCCGAAAATCCGCTGGCTGCAACGCCACGAAGGATCGGTTTGGCAGCAGACCCGCACGCTCACCACGGCCAGCAGCTACCTGGCGTTTCGCTTGACGGGAGAGCACGTGATGGACCGCCATACCGCGAGTCATTACATGCCGCTGTATGACCCGAGAAAGCACGGTTGGAACGAGGCACTCGCCGACGAGTTCCTCGGAAACGTCCGACTTCCACGGCTTGGCTGGAGTGATTCGCCCCTGGGCACTGTCACATCCCGCGCGGCCGCACAGACCGGGTTGCGCGAAGGCACGCCTGTGGCAGTCGGCGCCGTGGACGCCCTCAGCGAAGCGATCAGCGTCGGCGCGGTGCGCAGCGGCGACTTGATGATCATGTACGGCAGCACCACTTTTTTCATTCTGGTGCAGGACGTGCCGACACCGGACACGCGGGTGTGGACGGTGTCCGGCGCGTTCGAAGGGCAGTACAACCTCGCGGCAGGCATGAGTACCACCGGCAGCCTGACGCGCTGGTTCCGGGACGAATTCGCGCGGGACTTGCCCGAGGAGCGCGCGTACGATGAACTCTTTCAGGCCGCACAGAACATTCCCCCGGGAGCAGGCG
The Deinococcus peraridilitoris DSM 19664 genome window above contains:
- a CDS encoding ABC transporter substrate-binding protein, translating into MKKRTLLALSLALGLGSQAFAATEITFLYGLGGPLGERVVEMVNAFNRSQNDVVVRAEHAGNYDLVLQKALAGIAAGQPAGDVLQLEVSLYTRLADAGQLADLSKMPGFMDQYNGLWGVFKNQAKRPSGYFASPWNNSVPVLYANQELLAKAGVRAIPKTWAEVRDAARKIKAATGVPAINMPADTWLLEAGLLSNGVELIKNGRLQLDQPGAIEVLTFWQDMMREGNVMMDGPNVAAEFASGRLAMRFGSVATRTELNQTVKFPFTAGPVPYFKTPGVTTGGAVLAIPKAVPTARQQAAWKFISWLNQPAQQATWIDKTFYLPVSRTTVSTPAFQTFLKSGKGLDAGYRQLPNAKPRPTAPNYPQVQADIVKALQELYLRNAPVEATMKNLADRTAPLFKDVK
- a CDS encoding carbohydrate ABC transporter permease — protein: MSRALDANTSHSTRNFRQRRRVSQWAQEILGVVVAGLFLIPLVWMLLAALKDPSEVFTGTLLPEKWMWQNFVKAWNTAPFARYLLNSLFVSGTVTFVVLLTSSMAGFAFSRLHFPGRQWLFLIALGTLMIPGDVLLIPNFITMREFGWVNSYQALIVPFLASGFGVFLMRQAFMRTPVELEDAARIDGAKPAQFLFRILMPLNGPSLSALGVLTFLGTYNALVWPFIAASREEVRTVQVGLASFNNLEVLNLPVILAATTIVVAPVLIVYAFAQKWFIESAASSGLKG
- a CDS encoding LacI family DNA-binding transcriptional regulator produces the protein MNISELAEKLNLHASTVSRALNRPESVAEATRQRVIIAAQTYGYRPNGLARSLRTRQTSTLGLIVSDIRNPFYASLAKAIEDVARKNDFSVIISNANEDPRQEENALRLLEEKQVSAIIHCSTGANLEILRAMQERGVLILDLDRASGLDDVDQVLVNNRLGAALAARHLLELGHTRLATIAGPLHLTPGRERLEGFRLALEEAGLALPWELIEVGDFREASGYAATQRLLGLAQPPSALFVANNEMLAGALAALRDQGVRVPRDLSLVSFDDARWAQYTDPPLTVIAQPIDAMGTLAAKLLLRRLRDANAPSHHVLDPHLIIRASTRSLTP
- a CDS encoding FGGY-family carbohydrate kinase, producing MSDLLLGIDVGTYSSKGVLVTPAGQILKSHVVPHGIDMPQPGHVEQDADNVWWQDVVQIIRELLNGEPYSGADVAGIAVSAIGPCLLALDEHGRPLRPGILYGVDTRAHAEVAELEREYGEAGILERSLMSFTSQAIGPKIRWLQRHEGSVWQQTRTLTTASSYLAFRLTGEHVMDRHTASHYMPLYDPRKHGWNEALADEFLGNVRLPRLGWSDSPLGTVTSRAAAQTGLREGTPVAVGAVDALSEAISVGAVRSGDLMIMYGSTTFFILVQDVPTPDTRVWTVSGAFEGQYNLAAGMSTTGSLTRWFRDEFARDLPEERAYDELFQAAQNIPPGAGGLLVLPYFSGERTPINDTKAKGIIAGLTLSHSREHVFRAVLESVGFGIRHNLETFRALGADIKRVIAVGGGTKSQTWLQIVSDIAGVTQLVPAKTIGASYGDAFLAGLVTGNVTRDALMHWVGEAQEVTPNPTTTEVYDHQYQAYRQLYLQTRSVIHSL
- a CDS encoding helicase subunit of the DNA excision repair complex, producing MIQHAYLVASGDLRLAANQNCWPAQQRMEEQLTGALARHGVRVTRAHPYDPTERHGFISSQRMGMNVFRDIPKDAPVIVAEAVWQYSYHVLAGLRDHRGPILTVGNWSGEWPGLVGLLNLNGSLTKMNVRYSSLWSEDFSDGYFTEKIQEWLQHGQVTHDTSHAQPLDAHRLPGDARALGETLAARLQHDKAILGVFDEGCMGMYNAIIDDELMNPTGMYKERLSQSGLVAEMRLVTDEEARTALDWLTSRGMTFRFGEDEATELTLRQTLEQLKMYIAAVRIAHRFGCDAIGIQYQQGLKDMAPASDLAEGLLNNPERPPVYHPDTGEELYAAQALPHFNEVDEGAGMDALVTNRIWQALGLEPSTTLHDLRWGEEYDGQFVWVFLISGAAPASHFKGGYAGASSERQPAMYFRLGGGTLKGVSKPGELVWSRVYVQGGQLCADLGLGRALDLPDEEVQRRWQATTPEWPIMNAVLDGVSRNQMMAKHQANHINVAYAPDRETARHALGVKAAMLGALGIHVNLCGDAREVTYAGHVNEAVQ
- a CDS encoding glycoside hydrolase family 172 protein; the encoded protein is MNSNAGLSPLRGLAKLRDVRTRRFSSYDRTGGNDDRLHIQSGETVTIAQTDGAGIVTHLWVTIACDSPHYHRKIILRAYWDGEDTPSIECPIGDFFGMGHAQTRNYASLPLQMSPQDGKALNCYFPMPFERSMRFTVTSECEDEVRFYYYVDLELHEQLEAGLGRFHAQWRKSTPQGISDEGLTNEEYQFGGVNVDGADNYTIVQAKGHGHYVGCLLSFYSLRRSKDWDWYGEGDDMIFIDGEAGLSVPDAGRRKQVPHEPVYPEIDARAESSPGANDAWPPTLHGTGTEDYFNTAWCPNQEYAAPYHGVIAGGGPNWTDPITLYRFHIEDPVIFKRDLRVTIEHGHANRRGDEMTSVAFWYQAEPHAPFPELPSVKDRLPAFRNIHEHRE
- a CDS encoding carbohydrate ABC transporter permease, encoding MSAPGSALHRSPAAIWQFFSAAPYLLPALLVFVIFTYYPLGRVIYMSFTDADLLRPTPNFVGLANYKAMLLSADFWAIFRNTAIFGIGVTLIEVVLGMSLAFLMNAKTRVQGLVRGAVFTPVVVSIAATALIWNYLLNPTGGPVNDAIRSVGLPAPGWLADPSTALASLILIAVWKGVGLPAVLYLAGLQGIPRELEEAAVVDGANRWEIAWKIIVPMLAPTTALVFFISLAGTFQSYGLVLLMTQGGPVGATNLLGYYIYQNAFQYFQMGFASALSVTLFVILLVVGYVQLRIAERRVHYQ